GAGCTCCGTCTTGCCGCTTCCCGGCGGTCCCTCGACCAGCAACGGCCGCCCCAACTGGAGCGCGAGGCTGACCGTCGTCACCGTCCGGTCGTCGGCCACGTAGTCCGCCCGCTCGAAGCGCGCTTCGAGGTCCGATTCGGTCACCGACTCGAACGACGTGTTCCGAGTCATGCTGGGGCGGTCGAGTCCTCCTCCAGATACGCCGCGGGGTCGGCGCGGAACGAGTCCGCACAGCCCCGACAGCAGAAGTGGTACGTCTCGCCGTCGTGATCGACGCTCGCGGCCGCCTCGCCGGGCGTCACCGTCATGCCACACACCGGGTCGATCGCGTCGGCGTCGGTCTCGTCCGTCCCCGCGGCCTCGGTGCCGCCGACGGCACGGGCCCGCACGTCGACCACCTCCGCGAGGATGCTCGCGGCGATTTCGGGCGGGGTGTGGGCCGCGATGTCGACGCCGGCGGGGTTCGTCACCGCCGCCCGCACCGCGTCCGGGTCGCGGTCCAGCAGGTCGGCCGCCCGCTCGATCACCTCCGCACACCGGGCGTCGCTGGCGACGAGACCGATGTAGCCCGCGTCCGCGCGGACGCCGGCGGCCACCCCGCGGGCGTCGTAGCCGCCCATCGAGGCGACGACGACCAGCGGCGCCGTCCCCACCGCCGCGGCGATTTCGTCCGGATCGGTGACCGTCGTGGCCGCCGTCCCCGGCGGCAAGTCGTCGGCGTCGCCGTCCGGGTCGACCAGCGTCACGTCGACGGGGAGTTCGGCGGCCAGCCGCGCGAGTGACCGCGCGATGGGCGACCCGCCGACGACGAGCAGTTCCGGCGCCGGCGTCACCGGCTCGACGAACAGTTCGAGGACGCCCTCGCTGTGACACTGCATGGGAAACGCCGACACGCCCGGTCGGTCGACCGTATCGGGGTCGGGGGCGATGCCGAGCAGGCGCGGCTCGCCGTCATCGATGGCGGTCGTCGCCTCCTCGCTGACGACCGACTGCGCACACGACATGCCGCCGATCCAGCCGTGAATCTCCCCCGAACGCGTCACGACCGCCCGGTCGCCGACGTTCGCGGAGACCGGCGGCTCGCGCCGGACGACCGTCACCCGCGCGTACGCCTCGCCGCGCTCCGCGAGCGCCCGCTCTAGGGCGGCCCCGTCGTCGCTCGATTCCTCCGGTCGCGTCTCGTCCCGTGTCATCTGTCGTGGTCCCGTGTTCTCGAAGGTGGGGCGGCGGCTCGCCCCGATCAGTCGTCGGCCGGCTCCTCGCCCGCGTCGTCGAACTCGAAGGCGACGTTCGCGCTGGGTTCGATGGCGAGACCGGCCTCGTCCAGCGACTCCCAGACCACGTCGGGGGTCATCGGCATCTCGACGTGCGAGACGCCCGCGTGGCTCATCGCGTCGACGACGGCGTTGACGATGGCCGGCGGCGACCCGACCGTCGGCGACTCCCCGACGCCCTTGGCCCCGATGGGGTGGTGTGGCGACGGCGTGACCGTGTGTCCGGTCTCGAAGTTGGGAATCTCCTTCGCCGTCGGCAGGAGGTAGTTCATGAAGTCACCGCCGGTGACGTTGCCGTTGTCGTCGTAGGTGACGTGTTCCATCATCGCCGTCCCGATGCCCTGGGCCAGCCCGCCGTGGATCTGCCCCTCGATGATCATCGGGTTGATGCGGTTGCCACAGTCGTCGACGGCGACGAACTTCTCGAAGTCGACCTCGCCGGTCTCGCGGTCCACCTCGACGATCACGATGTACGACCCGAAGGGGTAGGTCATCTCCGGCGGGTCGTAGTAGTTCGTCGCCTCCAGCCCGGGCTCCTCGCTCCCGGGGTGGTTCATGTAGGCGCCCGCGGCGATTTCGGTGATGGTGATCGAGCGATCCGGCGCGCCGGCGACGTGGAACTCGCCGGACTCGCGGTCCCACTCGATGTCCTCCTCCGCGGCTTCGAGTTCGTTCGCGGCGATGGATTTGGCCTTGTCGCGCACCTTCCGCGCGGCGACGGCCGTCGCGGCGCCCGCCACCGGCGTCGAGCGCGACCCGTACGTGCCGAGGCCGTACGGCTCGGTGTCGGTGTCGCCGTGTTCGACGACGATGTCGTCGACGTCCATCCCGAGTTCCTCGGCGACGATCTGGGCGAAGGTCGTCTCGTGGCCCTGTCCCTGGGTCTGGACGCCGACGCGCAACACCGCGTTGCCCGTCGGGTTCACGCGCAGGTCCGCGGAGTCGAACATCTCGATGCCCGCGATGTCACACTGCTTGCCGGGGCCGGCGCCCACGACTTCGGTGAACGACGAGATGCCGATGCCGATGAGCTTGTCCGCATCCTGCTCGATCCGGCGCTGTTGCTCCTCGCGGTAGTGGTCGTAGTCGGCCATCTCCAGCGCTTTGTCGAGTGCCTTCTCGTAGTCGCCGGAGTCGTAGTTCCACCCCGTCGCCGACTCGTACGGGAAGGCATCGGAGGGAATGAAGTTCTTCCGTCGGATCTCCGCGGGGTCCACGTCGAGTTCGTCGGCGAGCACCTTCACCATCCGCTCGATGAGGTACACCGCTTCGGTAACGCGGAACGAACACCGGTAGGCGACCCCGCCGGGCGCGGTGTTGGTGTACACCCCCGTCAGCGAGCCGTACGCCGCCTCGATGTCGTACGACCCGGTGAAGATGTTGAAGAAGCCGGCCGGGAACTTCGACGGCTGGGCGGCGGCGTTGTACGCGCCGTGATTCGCCAGCACGTCGACTTTGACGCCCTGAATCTCGCCGTCCTCGGTGGCCGCGAGTTCGCCCGTCATGTCGTAGTCGCGGGCGAAGCCGGTCGTCTGGATGTTCTCCGAGCGCTCCTCGATCCACTTCACCGGCCGCTCCAGCACGTACGACGCCGCCGCGGCGACGACGTAGCCGGGGTAGATGGGCACCTTGTTGCCGAAGCCGCCGCCCACGTCCGGGCTGACGATCCGAACCTTGTGCTCCGGGATGCCCGACACCTGCGAGAACAGGGTGCGGTGGGCGTGGGGCGCCTGCGAGGTCATGTGGACCGTCATCTTGTCGTCGCCGGGGTCCCAGTCGGCCACGCAGCCACAGGTCTCGATGGGTGCGGGGTGGAGCCGCTGGTACTCCATCTCCTCCTCTACCGTCACGTCCGCCGCGTCGAAGATTTCCTGGGTCTCCTCTTTGTCCCCCGTCTCCCAGTCGAAGATGTGGTTGTCCTCCTGATCGTCGAGTTCCTCGCGGATGAGCGGTGCGTCCTCCTCCAGCGCCTCCTCCGCGTCGACGACCGGGTCGAGCACCTCGTACTCCACCTCGACTTTCTCGGCGCCGTCCTTCGCGACGTAGCGGTCGGTGGCGATGACCGCCGCCACCTCCTGGGACTGGAACTTCACCTTGTCGTTGACGAGCACGTCCTGGGTGTCGTCCATGAGCGTCGGCATGGTCGCCAGGTCGTGTTCGAGCAAGTCGTCAGCCGTCAGGACGGCGACGACGCCGTCGAGGGCCATCGCGCGCGACCCGTCGATGTCCTCGATTCGGGCGTGGGCGTGCGGGCTCCGGACGATTTCGCAGTGGAGCATCCGCGGCTTCTTGATGTCGTCGACGTAGTTGCCGCGGCCGGTGATGAACCGCTTGTCCTCCTTGCGCGTGACCTCCTCGCCCATGCCACCGCGGCCGTGGCCGCAGTGTTTCTCGGGCTGGGGGCCGCCGTCGTCGTCGTGTTGATACTCCCTCGGCTCGGCCGTGTCGTCGGATTCACTACTCACGTGTCCTCACCTCCAACGTCGTCGAACTGGGGATCGGCGCCCTCGATCGGACCGTCCGCCGACGGGCCGCCACAGCAGTCCTCGACGCCGCAGTCGAAGTCGGTCTCGCCGTCGAACCGTTCCGCGGCGGTGACGCTCCCGCCGTCCGCAGTCGCGGGCTCCGCCTTCAGCTCGTCGGCGGCGTACTCGATGGACTTGACGATGTTCTGGTAGCCGGTACACCGACAGAGGTTGCCGCTGATCGCTTCGCGGATCTCCCCCTCCTCTGGGTCGGGGTTCTCGTCCAACAGCGCCTTCCCCGACATGATCATCCCGGGCGTACAGTAGCCACACTGGAGGCCGTGTTCCTCGCGGAACCCCTCCTGGAGCGGGTGGAGTTCCCCCTCGGCCTCGGGCAGGTCCTCCATCCCCTCGACGGTCATGATCTCGCTCCCATCGGCCTGGACCGCGAAGGTCAGACAGGACTTGATCGGCTCGCCGTCCTTGAGGACGGTACACGCGCCGCAGTTACCCGTGTCACAGCCGATGTGGGTGCCCGTCAGGTCCAGATCCTCGCGGATGGCGTGGACGAGCAGCTTTCGCGGTTCGACTTCGATCGTGTGTTCGGTGCCGTTGACCGTCAGCGTGATTTCGCGTTCGTCAGTCACTGTGTGACCCTCCGTTTGACGGCGCCGGCTCGCTCGGCCGCGTCACCCAGCGCCCGCTGGGTCAGCACGTCGACCATCCGCTCCTTGTAGGCCGCGTCGCCGTGTTCGTCGGATTCGGGGTTCGACGCCTCGGCCGCGAGTTCGCCCGCCGTCTCGAACAGGTCGGCGCTCGGCCGTTCGCCTTCGAGGTGCGCTTCGGCGTCCGCCGCCCGGGCGTTCGTGATGTCGACGGCGGTCATGCCGATGCCCGCGTCCTCGATCCGTCCGTCGTCGTCGAGGACGAGTCGGGCCGCGACCCCCGCCATCGCGTAGTCGCCCGTCTTGCGTTTCAGCTTGTGGTACGCGCTTCCCTCGCCCGGAGCCGGCGTCGGGACGCGCGCCTCCGTGATGAGTTCGTCCTCCATCAGCGACGTGTCGTACGGCAGGAGGAACAGTTCGTCCGCGGGGATGGTTCGCTCCCCGTCGGGTCCCTTCGCGACCACCTCGCCGTCGTGGGCGATGAGGACGCTCCCCCAGTCGCCCTTGGGATCGGCCTGTGCCATCGATCCGACGATGGTGCCACGGTTGCGGATCTGCGGGTCCGCGATCAGCGGCGCGGCGTCGGCGAAACTCCCGTACCGATCCTCGATCAGCTCGTTGTCCTCCACGTCGGCGTGGCGGGCCAGCGCACCGATCTTCAGGTAGCCGTCGTCCTCGTGGAAGTAATCGAGCGAGTCGATGCCGTTGATGTCGACGACGGTGTCCGGGCGAGCCAGCCGGAATCGGAGCATGGGCACGAGGCTCTGTCCCCCCGCGAGGATCGTCGGCTCGTGCAGGCTCTCCAAGAGGCTCACCGCCTCGTCGACCGTCGTGGGTTCGTGGTGTTCGAACGGTGCAGCTTTCATAGCATGTTGCGGAGTCGGTCGGTGACGCCGGAGCTGGTCTCCTCGTCGACGTCGGTCATCTGCTGCTCGATGTTGCTGAAGAAGTTGTTCACGATCTTGTCGGAGACGGGCTTGATAACCCGGGAGCCGAGCTGGGCGATGCGCCCCGAGATGTCGGCCTCGGTCCACCACTCGATGCGCGACCCCCCGCCGTCCTCCAGCTCGTGGATGCGCATCCCCGAGTTCATGCTGAAGCTACTGCCGCTGGCGTCGCCGCCGCCGCTCGCCAACATCTCGAAGTCGTCGCCGTCGCGCTCGTTGATGGTGACCGTCGTCTCGAACTGCGGTTTCACGCTGCCGACGCCCACCTGCATCAGCGCCGCGTACTTCTCCCCGGCGACGAACGCCCGGTCGGCCACGTCGTCGGCGTCCGCGTCGGGCAGCGTCTCCAGGCCCTCCTCGGGCTCGTACTCGTCGAAGTTGAAGTCGTCGTCCATCGGGGCGATATACCGGCACCCCTTCAGCGCGTCCCGGACCGCGATGGGGTCCGAGAGAACGATCCACGCCTTCTCGGGCGGTACCCCGTCGAGCTCGAACTCGCCTTCGAAATTCATCGGTCGATCCCTCCGACCCGTCCGTCGTGCCACATCGTCATCTTTTATAACCCTCCACTATGTGCATACTATTAGCACGGGTCGTGGTATGGGCCATCACAGCAATAAAAGTTGGTGACGTATATTCAGATCCTAAGTCCATATTATGACTGGAGACACACACGACGACCTGATCGAGTGGGACGACGGCGCCGAACGGGTTCGAGCCCTCCGTGAGGCGTGGCTGCCGCGACTCGGCACCGAGACGGTGCCGCTCGACCGCCTCGCCGGCCGTGCCGTCGCGGAGCCGATCCGCGCGCCCACGGACGTGCCTGCGCACAGCCACGCGACCATGGACGGCTTCGCGTTCGACGCGACGGACCCGTATCCGCTCGAACTCGTGGATGTCGAGGTGTTTCCGGAGGACGACCCGCCGTCCCTCGGCCCCGGCGAGGCGGCCCGCATCGCCACCGGCGCGCCCCTCCCCGAGGGGGCGAACGCGGTGTTGAAACGAGAGGAAGCGAGCTTCGACGCCGGCCGTCTGACGGGGACCGACCTCTCCCCCGGCACCTACGTCTACGAGCGCGGAAGCAACGTCGCCGAGGGGGAGCAACTGTTCGCGGCCGGGGAGCGCCTCGGTCCGAAGGACGCCCTCCTCCTCGCGGACCTCGGGATCGATTCGGTGACCGTCCGCGACCGGTTCTCGGTCGGCCTGCTGGCCACCGGTACCGAGATTCACGAGGGGCGCCAGCGCGACCTTGACTCCGCGATGCTCGCGGGTCTCGTCCGGTCGTGGGGCCACGAGGCGACCCACGAGGGGAGCGTCCCCGACGACTACGACCGCGTCGAGTCGCGGATCGACGAACTCGCGCGCGAACACGACGTGGTGATGACCACCGGCGGCACCAGCGTCGGCGACAAGGACTTCGTGGTGCGGGCGCTCGCTGCCCTCGGCGACCTGCGCTTCCACCGGGTGGCCCTCCGCCCCGGCAAGCCCATCGCCGTCGCCGAACTCCCCGATCACGACGCCGTCGCCGTCGCCATCCCCGGCAAACCCGTCGGCGCCCACGCCGTGACGACGCTCGTCGCCCGCCCCTTCTTCACCGGCGACGCGTCGCTCCCGACGGTCGACGCGTCGATGGCTCGGGCCGTCGATATCGCGGCCCCCGGCTTCGCCTACGCTATCCCCGTCACCCTCGACGACGGGACGGCGATGCCCCTCGGCCACGCCGACTCCCCCCTGCCGATCTACGACGACGCCTTCGATCCCAGCGTCCTCTCGTCGAGTACGCGCGCGACGCGGGCGAACGGGTTCGTCCTCACTGAGTCGGCGCTCGACCGCGGCACGGCGGTCGAGGTGGTCCCCTACCCCGTCGTGGAGCGATGAGTCTGCCCGTCGTCTCCCCACCGTTCGACGCGCCCGACGAGTCCCCGTCCGTCGCCGGCGTCCTCCTCGCCGCCGGCACCAGCGATCGGTACGGCGAGCGCAACAAACTCCTCGAGACCCACGACGGCGACCCCCTCGTTCGGGGCGCCGCGCGGACGCTCCTCGCGGCGCCGGTCGACCCCGTAATCGTCGTCGTCGGCCACGAGGCCGACCGCGTCGCCGCCGCGCTGAATGGACTCGACGTCGAACTCGTTCAGAACGACGCCTACGCCACCGGGCAGGCGTCCTCGGTCCGCGAGGGGATGCGCGCGGTTCCGGATCGGGCCGACGCCGCCGTCGTCGCCCTCGGCGACATGCCCTTCGTCGCGCCGGCGACGGTGGGGCGACTCGTCGACGCCTACGCCGCGGGCGCCGGGGACGCGCTGGCGGCCGCCCACGACGGCCACCGGGGTAACCCCGTCTGTTTCGACCGTCGGTTCTTCGACGCTCTCACCGACGTGACCGGTGACGTGGGCGGACGGTCGATCCTCCTCGATCACGGCGTCCTCGTCGACACCGGCGACCCCGGCGTCCGGCGCGACGTGGACGAGCCGTCGGACCTGTGATCTCATACTGACGGCTGTACGTCAGTTGGGATATTCGCCACCCCGGGGTGGCGAATATCTTGAAACAGTTACAGTCGACAGTATCAGCCCTCCCCGTCGTCGACCCGGACGACGATCCGCCCGTCCTCGACGTGCCACTCCACCCGGTCTCCGGCGCCGATATCCAGGAAGTTCCGCACCGGCTTCGGGACGGTCGTCAGGTTCTTCTCCGAAATCTTCGTATCGGTGAGCTTACCCATCGATCCGGCGTACGACCCTAGTAAATACATAGTTTACGCTATGTCGGTCCGCGCCGGTCACACGGACGACTTCCACCGGTGGGCACCGCCGTCGGAGGCCCGGTCGAAATCGAGGTCGAACCGGTCGGAGTCCAGGAGGACCGACCCCGGGACGTACACGCCGTCGTCGACGGGTTCGAGGAGCCCCCGGTCGGCCATCGTCGAGAGCACGTCGCGGACGGTCCGTTCGCGGCCGGGGATCAGGTTCGCCTCCTCGACCACGCTCGGCACGTCGACCCGCCCTTCCAGCAGCGCCAGCCGGATGGCCGCCACCCAGGCGGGTTCCCGCTTCATCTCTCGACACATTACCGTACAGCAACACGGTTCGTAAAATAAGTCCTTCCCCCGCCGTCCGTCGGGACTCGCGTGCGCCGCCCGCGTCGGCTCCCCGGCCGAAACCGTCCAAGGGTTTAAGTAAACGCCAGCTACGACTATATAAACGCGATGACACGGCCCACCCGCCAGCGGGACGACCGGACGCGATGGCAGGGCGAGGAGGAGGAGGACGAAGCCGACGAGGACGTCGACGTCGACGACCTCGACCCCGAGGACCTCGTCAGGACGGCCGATGGCGAACTGATTCACGAAGAGACCGGGCTCATCGTCGAGGAGGAACAGATCGATCCCGGCCCGGAGTGGCGGGCGTTCAACCACCAGGAACGACAGGAGAAATCGCGGGTGGGCGCCCCGACCACCCAGACGATGCACGACAAGGGGCTGACGACGACCATCGACTGGAAAGACAAGGACGCCTACGGACGCTCTATCTCCTCACGAAAGCGCTCGCAGATGCACCGCCTGCGGAAGTGGCAAGAGCGGATTCGGACGAAGGACGCGGGCGAGCGCAACCTCCAGTTCGCGCTCTCGGAGGTCGACCGGATGGCCTCCGCGCTCGGCGTTCCTCGATCCGTGCGTGAGGTGGCCTCCGTCATCTACCGACGCGCGCTCAACGAGGATCTGATTCGGGGGCGCTCCATCGAGGGCGTCGCCACCGCCGCGCTCTACGCCGCCTGTCGAAAGGAGGGCATCCCCCGCTCGCTGGAGGAGATTTCGGAGGTGTCGCGGGTCGAGCGCAAGGAGATCGGTCGCACCTACCGCTACATCTCCCAGGAACTCGGCTTGGAGATGAAACCCGTCGACCCGAAGAAGTACGTCCCCCGCTTCTGCTCGGAACTCGACCTCAGCGAGGAAGTGCAGGTGAAGGCCAACGAGATCATCGAAGAGACCGCCGAGAAGGGACTGCTCTCGGGGAAATCGCCCACCGGCTACGCCGCCGCCGCCATCTACGCCGCGTCCCTGCTCTGTAACGAGAAGAAGACCCAGCGGGAGGTGGCCGACGTGGCCCAGGTGACCGAAGTCACCATCCGGAACCGGTATCAGGAACAGATCGAGGCGATGGGTATCCACAGCTAGCGCGACAGGTTCAAATCCCGGCCGGCGCAACGATCCCTATGCGCCTCGACGAGTTCGTCGACCTCGAGGCGAACGAACGCGCCGAGCGACGGCGCCTCGCGAAGGAGAAGTCCTACGAGATTCTCGACTACGTCGAAGGCGTCGCCGACCGCGTCCAGCAGTCCGTCTCCGGCGACGCCATCGTCGGCAGCGTCTCGCCTTCCATCTTCGTCGGGGGGTCGAACTACCCGAACGTCTCCACCGGCATCCTCTCGCCCGTCGGCGACGAGGGGCGAGCGGACAGCTACGTCACCAGCGGCGCGTGGTACGAGGAGGGCGTCGACTTGGACGAGGTGTTTCGCCGTCGGACGGGGCTCCTCAACTCCCGCCGGTCGACGCCCGTCGACGCCCACGACGCCTGGGACGGCTTCGTCGGCGTCGGCCGCGAAGTCGCCATCGCGGACCGCCCGGTCGACGTGGAGATCGGACTGGACGGCGACCCGACCGTCGACTTCGACGCCGACGGCGTCTCGACGCCGACCGGCCCGAGCGCCCGCGCCCGCTCCGCACAGTTGGGTGAGAACCCGCACGTCCCCCGGCCGGTGAAGAAGACGCTGGAGGACGACGACTGGCGCGCCGAGGGAGCGATCAACTACCTCTACCGCCGCGGCTTCGACGTGTACGAGGTGAACACCATCCTCTCGGCGGGGGCACTCGGTCGGAGCGAGAACCGCCGCCTCGTCCCCACGCGGTGGTCGATCACCGCCGTCGACGACACTGTGGGCCAGTTCCTGCGGGGGTCGCTCCGGGACGCCCGGAGCATCGGCGAGGTGGAGATCCATCGCAACGAGTTCCTCGGCAACGCCTACTGGGTGCTCCTCGCGCCGGGACAGTGGGAGTACGAACTCGTCGAGCTGAAGGCGCCGGGGAGCGTCTGGAACCCCGACCCCGAGGCCGGGATGTGGATCGCCGCCGACCGCGAGGGGTACGAGGGCCGCACCGGCTACGTCGAGGAGACGGCCGGGGCGTACCACGCCGCCCGGCTGGCCGCCCTCGAACACCTCGACGACCGGAACCGACAGGCGAAATGTCTCGTCCTCCGGCACGTCTCCGACGACTACTGGGGACCGGCGGGCGTCTGGCAGGTCCGTGAGGGCGTTCGCCACGCCTTCGAGGGCGAGCACGCGACGGCGGAGACGCTCGCGGACGCGGTGCGGGGCGTCGTCGACTACCTCCCCACCACGCTCGCGGCGCTCAGACGGAAGTCGGCGATGGTCGCGGGGCTACAGACGACGCTGTCCGACTTCTAGAGCGCCGCGTACGCCGCCTCGACCATCTCACCCGTCTCGGCGACGATGTCGGCCATCTCCTCGTCGTCCGGCGCCATGCCGAGCAGTCGGCCGATCCGCATGATGCTGACGTGATAGACGGTCTGGACGCCCGGCTTCTCCTCCCAGACGACGACGTTACACGGCATGAGCGCGCCCACGCGTCCCTCGCTGGCGTCGAGGACGCGGTCGGCCATCGCGGGATTGCACGCGCCGAGGACGTAGTACGGGTCGCGTCCGGCGTCGATTTTCTCGTTGAGCATCCCCGAGACGGAGAACTCCACGGGCACGCCGAAGCCGGCGGCCTCGAACGTCTCGCGGACGTGTTCGACCGCCTCCTCGTGGCTCATCTCCAGGGTCGCGCGCTTCTCGCCGATGTCTTCCGGGTCGACGACGGTCGGATCGATCGGGAACGTCATAGCCGTGGATAGTCTTGGGAAGGGTATAAATTACACCGTGTGGACCGGCACCGACGACTCCTGGACGACCCGTCGGGCCGTGTTGCCGATCAGGGGTTTGTCCGGGTCGCGCTTGCCGTGTTTTCCGAGGGCGATCAGGTCGGCACCGTTCGCTTCGGCGTAGGCGACGATTTCCTCGTCGGCGATACCCGTGACGACCGCCGTCTCACACTCGATACCGGCGTCGATGGCCATCTCGCGGACGTCGTCGACGAGGTTCTGTCCCTTCTTCCGGATGCGCTCTTTCGTCTCCGCGATGTCGCTCGGGACGGCCACGTAGTCCGCGTCGCCCATGTCGATGACGTAGAGGGCCGTGATCCGCCCGCCGGAATTCGAGACGAGGTCGATGGCGTGTTCGGCCGCGCGTTTCGACGCCTTGCTCCCGTCCGTCGGGACGATCACGTGTTCGAACGGTGCCATGTGTGGGGGGACGGGCGGCGTCGGCATAAACCCACACCGGGATTACAGCGGGACGGGAAGCCACGAGAGCACCCGGACGACGGTCGCAGTCGGGACGACCGGCGGGTGGAGCACCAGCCAGTCCAGAAGCGCCAGGCCGAACCCGTGAGCGACCACGGAGGGGAGGATGGACTCGCTCTCGTAGTCGACGGCGCCGAAGAGCACGTCCGTCGGCGCGGAGAGCAGGAGTTCGATCGGCGGCTTGTGGACGTGGTGGATGGCGTAGACCACGGGGCTGATGAAGACGCTCTTGAACCCGATTTCGCGGACGCCGACACAGAGCAGCCCGCGGTAGTACGTCTCGGCAGCCGCGGCGACGACGAACTGCGCGAGGGCGTGGGGGACGAACGTGGCGAGGGCGGTGTTCGTCTCCCACATGGGGTAGTACGCCCGGATCGTCGGCAGCGACGCGCCGACGACGTAAAACGGCGTGACGAAGGCGGCGAGCAGGAGGGTGTTGCGGAGGGCGCGGCGGTCGACGCGCCAGCCGAGGTCACGCCCCCGTGCGAGCGCGAGCGCCCCGGGCAGGCCGACGAACACGGTCACGTCGCGGACGAGACGGGCGTCGAGACTGGTCGGCGGGACGCTCCAGAGC
This window of the Haloplanus rubicundus genome carries:
- a CDS encoding CPBP family intramembrane glutamic endopeptidase, giving the protein MRLPRLSWVQTSLLAGLVLAVLWSLWSVPPTSLDARLVRDVTVFVGLPGALALARGRDLGWRVDRRALRNTLLLAAFVTPFYVVGASLPTIRAYYPMWETNTALATFVPHALAQFVVAAAAETYYRGLLCVGVREIGFKSVFISPVVYAIHHVHKPPIELLLSAPTDVLFGAVDYESESILPSVVAHGFGLALLDWLVLHPPVVPTATVVRVLSWLPVPL
- a CDS encoding universal stress protein translates to MAPFEHVIVPTDGSKASKRAAEHAIDLVSNSGGRITALYVIDMGDADYVAVPSDIAETKERIRKKGQNLVDDVREMAIDAGIECETAVVTGIADEEIVAYAEANGADLIALGKHGKRDPDKPLIGNTARRVVQESSVPVHTV
- the nreA gene encoding DNA repair protein NreA, coding for MRLDEFVDLEANERAERRRLAKEKSYEILDYVEGVADRVQQSVSGDAIVGSVSPSIFVGGSNYPNVSTGILSPVGDEGRADSYVTSGAWYEEGVDLDEVFRRRTGLLNSRRSTPVDAHDAWDGFVGVGREVAIADRPVDVEIGLDGDPTVDFDADGVSTPTGPSARARSAQLGENPHVPRPVKKTLEDDDWRAEGAINYLYRRGFDVYEVNTILSAGALGRSENRRLVPTRWSITAVDDTVGQFLRGSLRDARSIGEVEIHRNEFLGNAYWVLLAPGQWEYELVELKAPGSVWNPDPEAGMWIAADREGYEGRTGYVEETAGAYHAARLAALEHLDDRNRQAKCLVLRHVSDDYWGPAGVWQVREGVRHAFEGEHATAETLADAVRGVVDYLPTTLAALRRKSAMVAGLQTTLSDF
- a CDS encoding DUF302 domain-containing protein, producing MTFPIDPTVVDPEDIGEKRATLEMSHEEAVEHVRETFEAAGFGVPVEFSVSGMLNEKIDAGRDPYYVLGACNPAMADRVLDASEGRVGALMPCNVVVWEEKPGVQTVYHVSIMRIGRLLGMAPDDEEMADIVAETGEMVEAAYAAL